The genomic interval TATTGATTCTACTCCAGACAATCCTCTGGCTTTTGAATAATTTCTTCTTTGACATTTCAAGCCTCTGTGATTGCATTTAAGATGTTGTATACAAGATTTATTCTCAGAACGTGATTGATTATAGAAAACAAGATTGTTAGATTAAATTAGAAAGAATCAATAGTAGAATAGATAAACTAGCTTGATAGaacttaaatgttttaaatattaaaaagattGTTCATGTTTCAAGTCATATACGCATGTTGATGGTGGAGTTTCAAGGTAGTTCCTGAATTCTGGGCTTAAAAAAAGCACATTTTAAAAGATTCACTTCTTGAGGTTCACATAAACCCAGTACAGTAATTTGCATTTTTTGCGTACCACcctataatttttataaaaggTCACATTCATAAAAGACCTAGATGACTAAATATTTAACCTGTTCAAGCTTAGTTATTTACCTGGGTATACTTGGCAATCTACCCTGGAAAGTTGatttacccgggtaagttggtGATCTACCCAGCAAAGCTAATTTACCCGGTAACTTGGAGATCTATCCAGGAAAGCTAATTTACCTAGGTACGTTGGTGATATACCCagccgaccgacatagtgagctgtagagtcgcgttgtcataaattttgttgtttttctgtAAATAACTGTATTATTTTTGCATACTATATTCTTGTCCTCTTCCCTATTTCCAAATTTTGctggttgaaaaaaaaattataaatatgcaattactcattccaattaatagttactgcagtaatgatATTATATTGTCTTTTCAAACGTATGTTTGTTTAGGGTTCATTTGTTGTTTGTTATGTATCATAATTCATAGTCAATGTAAGTAAGGTcgaatactgtactgtatgaatTGTACTTTTGTAGGTTAATCTCACACATCTGGTCACATGTATATTACATCAATTTGATGTCATTTAAGAATTGAAAGTACAAATGTTAGTTCACAAACATGGCCATTTAGTATCCCCATTTCCACTTTCTCTGGAAAAATATTAGAAACAAGTGTCATATGGGGTCTATATATCCACAGAGATGTAGCTAAGAAAGTGTAGTGTGTCAAAAGAGGTAAGGGTGGTTGGGAAAACAATATAACAGTACTTCCAGGTATCTGAGCGTCCTTTGGTGGAAGCTGTGGTAATATTAGGCTGGGTGTAAGACCTAAAAATAAGCTGGATTGTGTGATTTCATCTGTGCATATGATTTCAATCAATGGCATTAAAGAATGCATGTTTCAAATATTGCGTGATTccattaatgccattttcaAATATCTTAAATATGAGACAAGATACCAAATACCAGACAGGTCTAATCATGGCTTAATGAAACACAGGCATTTCTTTTAATTGGAATCAATTAAAAGTTGCTTTTATCAGATTGTGAAATCTCCTTATTAACCAGCAGAAGTTTGTCTTGTTACAGtagaataattatttgtatcataataatactgtatggaAGTGCGTACAAGTTTCAGTGCACAAGaagatttataaaatttataaatcagaattaaataaaatataaaaatgaaaaacaaatttggATAAACTTTAAGCTTTAACAAATTAACATATTCTCTCccaaaattttatttaaatgcatGATTTAATTGCATTTGATAACTGCTATTCTGGTGGAACCTGACATGTCAATATTTAGTTAGTGTTAATCCCTTAACATGCGGCCAGGGACCATCTTAGAAAATCTTCATACCCACCTCCTCATTCAAAAAACGCATAATGTTATTGACAGCATATATTGCTGTAATGTGATTCATATTCTCCTGCAATGAGAGTCATTACCAAATTGGTGTTGTCTCGCAAAATCGAAGAATTTAATTAGTTCCGCGCACGAGACACTGTCTGGTTATTGTCACATTTTAAATTCATCATGGAATCTGGATTAATAAGAGAGATTGTAAGTCTTTCTTAATGGTCATTTAGACTCATAATGGAGGTAGGATTTCATTCAGAGGTCTGGAGTTGATCgggaaaatgtgtttttaaaattactCATACAAGTAAAAGCTtgattattttttctttattatttttcttaatctATGTGGCACGTAAACATTTTAGTTTCAGCAGCGTAATTGTATGATATACTAAACGTAATTTTACTGTATGGGTTTTTTTGAAAGTAATATTGTAGTACCTGTATGTGTATATACAGAGTACTATACTGTCAAATATGTATTAAAGTACAACCCATTtctgggacacccctattcaactgacacccctattcaactgacacccctattcaggggatacccctatttaagggacacccctatttaagggacacccctatttaagggacacccctattcaactgacacccctattcaggggacacccctatttaagggacacccctattcaactgacacccctattcaactgacacccctattcaactgacacccctattcaggggacacccctatttaagggacacccctattcaactgacacccctattcaactgacacccctattcaactgacacccctattcaggggacacccctatttaagggacacccctattcaagggacacccctattcaagggacacccctattcaagggacacccatattcaagggacacccctacaTGTATGAGGGAATATTTTGAATGTGAAATTAACCaaggacaaaatatgttttttaatggCCAACCCATATTCAGAAGACACCGTTTTGGGTCTTGAAGCTGTCCCCCTAATAGAGGTTCCacagtattataaataacataTCGTTTTTCAAGAAGTTTTGCTGAAGCCACCGTTTTTGTGTACCTGGTTGAATTTATTCATTCagtagtttattttaaaattataatatgaaattatattgcaatattgattgttttgttACTTACTGGTTTATGGTTTTCAAACATGGTATTAATTCATTGTATTGTTTCAGTTTGTCAGGATGTGGTATTTTTGTATCCACACTGGCACATTTTAGATGATCATatgaaaaatactgtataaagattcaatTGTTTGTAGCCAACGCAGATATTTTGGTTTGGCGTTCTTTCCCAAATTTGTCTTGGCCACCAGTGGGCTTGCATTGGACTATCTATCAAAGCTGTGATAGGttgattaatttatatttaataatacagtagtaatattcataactttaattttcatattttcgTTTCAGGTTCTCAGATATTTATAAACATTGTCATGTGGCtttataattattgaattattaaaatgttacttAATGGCtctaattttgttttcatacaGAAATTCTTGTGTGTAAATCCTTTATTTTGGGATCGTCATAGACGTCAAATAAAGTAATCCATCACAAATAGGTAAggaatatgtttttaaattgatgaataaactttaataatatttgagcatatattatttaagtttggtaaaatgtatatactgtaagtAATACAcgttttaagctctgtcaaactttatgtgacaaaaaatgtgatgtgcccatatatggacatgatgatgtcatatcaataccatatttgagcatatccctaccatatttgggcacatcacttgtttgtcaaacttatagtttgataatgtagacagagctttaggtgaGATAAGCaagttattattatagtaaGAGCAGTTTTACTAATGTTTGTGACTGATCTCATAAAACATCTTTAGTACTAAAAGTCTACTAAACATGCAATTCTGTAGCAACATCAATTACATGATGTtactaaaacaataaataaaatgtatgacTCTGGTAGTTATTTCTCAGAAAGAAttgattaattgtttaattCCAACATAAAACTCTAAATACTTCTTCAAAGAActttagaaatattttttacaaacatCAATTTTGTTGATACACACAtaacttattttgttttcgttAAAACAACATTTGATACCTCTACTCTACTATAATTATACTTTCCAATATTTGACAGAAGCAGATCTAGGGACAGCAGCGGGAGAGCACTAGAGACTATGTTAGATTAGTATtgttagtatttttttattaaagaaaatttcatttattttctatCTTTTCTACATTTCcttccttttctttcttttcttccttttctaaatttttgttttctacATTTTCTTCCTTTTCCTTCCTTTTCTACATTTTCTTCCTTTTCTACctttttttccttttctttcttttcttccttttctttcttttcttccttTTCTTCCTTTTCTTTTTTCCCTCCTTTTcttccttttctttcttttctttcttttcttccttttctttcttttcttccttATCTACCTTTCCTTCCTcttccttttttttcttttccttcTTTTCTTCCTTTTCTACCTTTTCTACATTTTCTTACTTTTCTTccttttctacattttttttctcttcttcCTTATCTACCTTTCCTTCCTCTTCCTTTTCTTTCATTTCTTCCTTATCTACCTTTCCTTCCTCTTCCTCTTCCTTTTCTTTCTTATCTACCTTTCCTTCCTcttccttttctttcttttcttccttATCTACCTTTCCTTCCTCTTCCTcttccttttctttcttttcttccttATCTACCTTTCCTTCCTcttccttttctttcttttcttccttATCTACCTTTCCTTCCTcttccttttctttcttttcttccttATCTACCTTTCCTTCCTcttccttttctttcttttccttCTTTTCTTCCTTTTCTACATTTTCTTACTTTTCTTCCTTTTCTACATTTTCTTTCGCTTCTTCCTTATCTACCTTTCTTCCTcttccttttctttcttttcttccttATCTACCTTTCCTTCCTcttccttttctttcttttcttccttATCTACCTTTCCTTCCTTATCTACCTTTCCTTCCTCTTCCTTTTCTTTCTCTTCTTTCTTATCTACCTTTCCTTCCTcttccttttctttcttttcttccttATCTACCTTTCCTTCCTcttccttttctttcttttcttccttATCTACCTTTCCTTCCTcttccttttctttcttttctaccTTTTCTACATTTTCTTACTTTTCTTCCTTTTCTACATTTTCTTTCTCTTCTTCCTTATCTACCTTTCCTTCCTcttccttttctttcttttcttccttATCTACCTTTCCTTCCTcttccttttctttcttttcttccttATCTACCTTTCCTTCCTcttccttttctttcttttccttCTTTTCTTCCTTTTCTACCTTTTCTACATTTTCttacttttctttcttttctacaTTTTCTTTCTCTTCTTCCTTATCTACCTTTCCTTCCTCTTCCTTTTCTTTCTCTTCTTCCTTATCTACCTTTCCTT from Antedon mediterranea chromosome 5, ecAntMedi1.1, whole genome shotgun sequence carries:
- the LOC140049053 gene encoding LOW QUALITY PROTEIN: uncharacterized protein (The sequence of the model RefSeq protein was modified relative to this genomic sequence to represent the inferred CDS: inserted 1 base in 1 codon; substituted 6 bases at 6 genomic stop codons) produces the protein MALGSKDKNWKRNSRKERKGKKGRKEIKEEKEEKKEKEEEKKVDKEEKKEKEEEGKVDKEEKKEKEEEGKVDKEEKKEKEEEGKVDKEEEKENVEKEEKXENVEKVEKKEKEEEGKVDKEEKKEKEEEGKVDKEEKKEKEEEGKVDKEEKKEKEEEGKVDKEEKKEKEEEGKVDKVEKKEKEEEGKVDKEEEKEKEEEGKVDKEEEKENVEKKEKXENVEKVEKEEKKEKKEKEEEGKVDKEEKKEKEEEGKVDKEEKKEKEEEGKVDKEEEKENVEKEEKXENVEKVEKKEKEEEGKVDKEEKKEKEEEGKVDKEEKKEKEEEGKVDKKEEKEKEEEGKVDKEGKVDKEEKKEKEEEGKVDKEEKKEKEEEERXIRKKRKKMXEKEEKXENVEKEEKKEKKEKEEEGKVDKEEKKEKEEEGKVDKEEKKEKEEEGKVDKEEKKEKEEEEEGKVDKEEKKEKEEEGKVDKKEKEEEEEGKVDKEEMKEKEEEGKVDKEEEKKNVEKEEKXENVEKVEKEEKKEKKKKEEEGKVDKEEKKEKEEKKEKKEKEEKEGKKKRKKRKKRKKRKKRKKRKKR